The sequence AGTGTCACATTCCATGGATCAtatttacatcctgtatgctaACTAAACGAATCAAATACCGCAGTTTCAGATTAACATAAACTTTACTTAAGTACAAACTTAccaatgtattctctattagctataaactaaaatttacacaacttaacaacatttatgaagAGGCAGTCAGTAAATAACAGGTGattgtaactccttcaaatctttctattcatgtttttcaatgttacaatcagctacaccaatgtgagacttgagatatgcaaaggagaagaggaagaagatagggaaatcagcagcagcaagaaacagaattagcagtagcagcaggacacagaatagcagcagcaacaggaaacagaatagcagcagcaacaactcaCGAAACAATTGGAGTGGGATCAAGACCCCAACTAGACCAAGTTCCcgagtaaaacaacaacaaccaagcagactcagttgggaTTTGGGAGAAATCAGTGTTGCACAAACAGGTCAAGATTTAGTGAAATCAAAACAGCAAATCAAAAAATGTAATTTCTAATTCTGCCTGTCTGTGTTATCAAagagaattcttttccagttttctgtctTTCAGAACTTAGTTCTCAAAAATGTTCAGTCTCCCCCTCTCTGATGGAAGTTcttccttttataagcctaaggtctgccctttaacagcctgttcatCAATCACCAAACACTCTCCCATGTGCTctcttcttttcagttccacttagctatttaagtattagaaccccatcacattccctggcagacttactcttttgaaagaggtttaatacttcttaaactaaagcagggtaatgggcagcagaatatatctgacagcatgtgctgtcaattattttattcaaaagcccttatgcagggcacaggctgtgcacaaatgcacctgtggtgcacaaatgcacatgttgtgcacaagtgcacatgccctccaattcagaagttaaacaaacattccttttacatttctgattcaaattaacaactataagtaaacaaactcagttcctaattgattcaaacaaatgtgtccagaagcaaatcgatttgttattgttcaggcagctgaaactaattgacgacacatgtcgactcgactatattagtcataacatgtacaatcgtaaccaaaaatcagacatttaacagtatcacacaaGGGGTTCATATTGCAATGTTAACACAGAAAGGCCCTAGGAACTAAATGAACGAACCAATTCAATATTCATTTGATTGTACAGCTTACACATGCCATTATCAGTGAACAGAAAAGGGACCTAATCAAACACGTAGGTTCAAACAAAGTGGGCAGGACACAgttgataaaactcaaaacacaaatttcacGAAACATGAACAAACTTTAGAACAATCtaatggactaaaacaaataaagaaaagaaagcaaaactcaccttaaaacccgaaaaatcaaaagaccctagcttggactcgaacagacctttcttaaggctgaacggactttaatcgaagtgtttctcagatgagaaacacttcgattaaggtccattagaccttaatctcttcggcttgaacaagacacggaccattgacgaggaaccctaaggttccaaaaatcagatctgggattcatgcttccctggtcagattcggaccaaaccaagcatggtttggtcacgaggggggtctggggagtgtctggtgtgaaactggggttaaacggtgtaagtcaagttccgactcaaatcttcaaacgaagattcgagaaggtgggaagggattcgagttaagtagttaacagatccatgttcaggatggcaaggggattctagggtgttaaggtgaaggttaccggcgttcatgccgccgggtttctggtgaagggagatgggggcggctagggtttgaaggggaagggTCTGTGAAGACGAAGGCCAGgttattggataggggggcagggtaaaggttctaggcttatatagttagtgagggaTCGATTTTTGGCCGTTGGATGGGGTGAGATGAAGGGTCAAGATCTTTTGGCTGAtggggaacggtgtcgtttcaaactgaaggggtttgggtcggtccgagtggaatgggtcgggttttgtttatgggttatggggaagtgatctcggccgttgatcaatctgagatcaacggcccagatcagattggattaaaacggcgtcgtttggacgttCTGGGTGTCAGCTGGTGTGGACCGGGTTACACATGGGGTTTTGGGTTTGAGTTTGGGctttgaattaaaaataaaaataggcccAACCGAGTTTTAAACCCAATTCTGCAtctccttttttttattatttttatatatttttttttatttttttttttaaaacaaaacctaagtaaataaaaataaaatttcataaacacttaatacaattatttgcacacatatatcTAAATATTTAAAGCAGGCAAGATCGAACAAAACAACAATCACGGAACAAagatgcatatttatgatttttttatttaacaaccggatttcGGTTCAAACAgcacatgacacacacattttttgtattttgttttaataaaaatgggcaaaaatcataaataattaacaaagtgccatgtaaaaatccaattcgtacagcaggaccatttgttattattttttaattcttttggagcgattgtcgtgtaaaacaaaaatcacgtgctcacagtcatATAAAGGCTATGGCCAAATAATGCGGCTCAGAGATGTCCGACTTCCTCTATAAATTAAAAGGCCTTCAAacattttataaaaatccctTGGGCCAACATAGCTTGGGCAGCCTGGTGCACAAAACATCTCGCGTTCACACAGGATCTAGAAAGGGTCGCATCACAAAAAATGTGATATGGACAACCAACCCTAATTTAAGCATTAGCGGTTGCATCCGCAGCTCGATCcagtgacctataggtcacaccgAAACAACTTTACTGTTGCTGATGATccggaaaaaaaaattataccaCGTATTATAGACACTCAAACACAAGCAAGCTAGAGCAGAGAACACTTTTTCTAGATCTTGCTAGAATCTCTGAGCTATATCATCAACTTTTCGTCAGCaatagattcttttttttttcttcttttctttcgtTCGTTCTGTGGACAGGGTCCAACCATTTACCAAAAGAAACAAAGGCTACGCAGCATTTAGGCAAAACTTTTCTGCATCATACAATGCACCTATTTGGTGTAAGTTTAGGATCGCAAGTGACGATATCACTGGCCCCTTTTAATTTCACTTTGATTGTACATAGTTGACAAAGAACTTCAATGTCCTTGTTGTACATATATTGTCAGTCCTAAACACCGCTAATCTTATTCAGCTTTTGAGTAATTAATCTGTTCAAGATTACTTCTGAAATCCTCGGCCAGATATATCATTCTTGAGACTATTAATTATAATTTCATATACTACTTTTCTTGGTTGAGCAGAGTTGATGTTGGTTAGTATACTTTATTATGCCCTAATATTATAATCGTAAGAGGTGTTCACTTAGGTAATAACGTAATCAGTTACCATAATTAGAAAAGAGTAGAATGCTTAAGTATTTTCTTAAACCTAATTCACACCTTCTTCCTACCATATTATTTGTCAGTTACAGAGTGTAAGAAAAacgaggaaaaagaaaagggcAGTCCGATGCACTAAATTCCCGTTATGCGTAGGATCCGACGAAGAGCCGGCCCACAAGGGCCTATTGTACACAATCTTAATCTGTATTTCTGTAAGAGACTGTTTCCGCAACTTTACCGGCAATGAAAATGAGAGGTTTCTGTAAATTTTCCAAGAGTGTGCTTTAAAAATTATCATCTAGAGAAGCATATTATGTAGTAGgatattttatatatacatgtataaaaaTGTTTTTACTTAAAAAAATGATAACATGGTACATACGTGGGCAGGGAAAGAGGCAGAAGCCGAGTTAGTTGAATTCAGTAATTTTGTTCAAACAGTGTATTTATATGAAGAAATTTAATGAAATACGTACAAACATTAATTTAGAACTCATGTCATTAGCATTTGAAGTTGTCATTCTAAAATTTAAAATCCATAAAATTAAAATCTTGGCTCTGGGTAGGTGGGATGAGGGTATTTGATAAAGTGTTCATTTATGTAACACCCTTACCTTTGGAATCAAAACCATATTGCTATTAGAACAAACTTGTTAACACCAATATATATTGGTTTTATTTTACTACTATTAATGGTATGTCTTTGGCCTATGTTGGTTTTTCTTGGGTCCCACCATATGTTCACCATCTTTGTGAATCTAAATAGGGGACCATTAGTCATCAGAGTTTCTGAGTACAGATTCAGGAGTTAGCTATTCACTTCTCCATTTATTTTATCTTCTCCTGCCTGCCTGCCTCCTCTCTTGTATTGTATGTTTGCAAGTTGTGGTGACTAGTCCAACTTGCTTTAGTGTGTCACGTGTGACATTCTGTACACTTTTTGTTAGGTTAAATTCAGTGCTCTTTTTTTCtcttatatatataatgcttcatGATCTGCTAGAAAGGAAAAAGAGATTATAAAAAGCTTTGTTTGTTTGGTCCTTTGAGTTTCTAGTGCTTGTGCTTTTGCTTAAACTTTCCAATCTAAAGTGAGGTTTCTTTGGAAGAAACATTATatttctcatcttcttcttttgttGGTCCTTTTTTTCTTACTTGGCCTTTCAAACTACTTTTCTCGTCCATACTCTCACCCCATTTGTCCTCATATATGATGAAAACAAAATAGTTGGGTTAAAAAGAAAGCCAAAGGCAAAGAGAGATGGCATTAGAGACAGTGATTTATCCTCAAGAATCATTTGGGTACGGTTGCAAAGAGTACTATATTCCAGCTAATTTGAGTAATTATAATTATGAGTTGGGTTTATTACAAGGTGGAGAAGATATGACTTTTACAAGTCTGTTGGATACTGGCAATTGTAATAATACTAATAGGGAGTCTTCATCTTCACCAGTGATGTACAACAACAATGCGAAAGAATATAGTTGTTGGGATCCAAATTATTCTTCTATAGAAGAATCTACAAATGTTATTGGGGATCATCAGCTGTTTGTGGAAGCTTCTCCGGCCATGATGGAACCACCGCCGGCGACCAGAGCCGCCACCGTTTCCGGCCGCCGGAAAAGAAGACGAACGAGAAGTTGTAAAAACAAGGAAGAATTGGAGAACCAGAGAATGACTCACATTGCTGTTGAACGCAACCGTCGTAAGCAGATGAATGAATACCTTGCCGTTATTCGATCTTTGATGCCACCTTCCTACGTTCAAAGGGTATTTTCCTCTTGCTTTTTACGAATATATTTCcaaattctttcatttttttcttttttatttcagttCAGTTTTACTTTTTTGCAAAGTTGACAAACTTTTTATGAATGTAAAATGGCAAAACATGAAAAGGATTATCACCCTAGCTAGCTATTTTTAACAAACTGCATAATTTAATTGTCTTTTGCGCTAAAAAGAAACGTTAACTACTATGGATATCAGAGTGAATTGTCTTTTGTGCATTTATTGCTTACTGTACTTTTAACGATGAAAATAATTATTTggaattatatttatatatgcaGTTCCTATCATGTTACGTGTGGTTAAATAAACGTCATTTTCTTTTGATCTCCTTTTTAATTATTGTGGAAGTAAAGGAATTTTTAATTTCAGGGTGACCAAGCATCAATAATTGGAGGAGCCATAAACTTTGTGAAGGAGCTAGAACACCATCTTCAAACCCTAGAGGCCCAAAAAAGAACTCattctcaacaacaacaacaatcggATTGCCATGGCTCATTATCAACTCCACTATTTGCTGATTACTTCAGTTTTCCACGGTACTCAACTCGTTCAAATCATTCCAACAGTTCTACTCTGGCAGATGCCGCGGCAGCCACCACATGTGACTCTCCGTTGGCCGCCGAAAAACAGTTAGCGTTGGCGGAGATAGAAGTGACCATGGCGGAGAGCCATGCCAATCTCAAGATACTCTCAAAGAGAAGGCCAAAACAGCTCTTGAAAATGGTAGCTGGGCTTCAGTGTCTATGGCTCACTGTTCTCCATCTCAATGTCACCACTGTTGACCATATGGTTCTTTATTCCCTCAGTCTCATGGTTTGTCACTAAATTTTGGTTGACTTAATTTTAACTTCTATATACAGTGTAGAAACGTAATTACATTATCACGACAATTAAAAGATAAGTACATGTAACTGCTCGTAACAATCGAACTAGTTACAACATATTACAAGAAGTTAAATTAcaccaataatatatatattaactGCCTTAGCTTCTAATTAAGTCGagattttttttctgtttttaattttcttaaatattgatATATCTGATGTGACATTTTGTGCGTGGATTTGGAATTTGGAACAGCTAGAGGAAGGGTGCCAGCTAACTACTGCAGATGAAATTGCTGACGTTGTTAATCAATTGCTCGGTCGAGTCCAAGAGGAAGCTGCTTCaagctaataataataaataaataaataactcgGTTTAATTGTACGGGGTTTAATCTTTCTCATAATGTTCGGGTTTTTTCTTTCTGGGTTTCAATTTCTTGTACAAGATCCTAACATCTACTTGGCTCTAGCAAAAATTAATAACGCCCAGCTATAAACAGCTTTTGACTTATGTTACTTTGTACTAATTGTTTTTAAGCAATTCTGGATCGGAGTGGTTTAGTAAGAATTAAACATTAAATgttaatttcattttttctcaGTAGCTTTCTGGTTTCGTGGAAACAAAAAGTTCCTGGTAGTTAAGAGACATGTTTATCTATGTTTGGCATTAAAAAATGTCGACTTCTCCTAAAAGAGAAGTGTTTCAAGTCAAGATAGTCTATCATATTATTGGACAATTATTTTCTTCCTGACCCTAGTGTTCCTGTTGCAAAAGACAAGCAACTCAAAAGGATGAACTCCAAAACTAGTATCCACGTTTGGTTACAAATCATACTATATGGGAAGACCAAAGTTAAAAGTTAAAAGATTAAAATAATCATAAAAGATTGTATGATTATTTCGTCCTTCAGACAAGCATTATTATTTCAAGAACAATACAAAACTATGACACGTTAGGCGAATTTTACCTCGACAAAGCATAGAAGAAATGTTGGGTATATAAATAAAGAAATTTTAGCACTTAGTGACGCATTTGAAAGTCGTACGAGCCTATACCTAAAGGCGACATATCATTTGTGGGCTGAGTTGTTACATATGATATCAGAGTTATTCCACGTGCAATCTTAAATGATGATGGGACAAACCTCAACGATCACACATGTCCTTAGGTGAATGAGACACCCAAAGCGAATAGTATCACTAGCGGACTGCAATATTACAATAACCTTATATCTTTCTGAAAAGAATTAATATATGCGATTATCACTGACTGCAACGTTTTTTGAGCTCTTTAATTTCTGTCGCTTTCAGAATGTTAGGTATGTTTTTTTTTTAGATGAAAGTTAAAAGCGTTGTTACATGCTTTTTATGTCAATGGCACTCCGCATAAACGTTTTTTCACCTGTCTTTTTTAGTCCGCAAACTTTCTTTCTCTCCATTCTATTTTAAGAGTAGTATTGAATAAGAAAGAAATTTCCTCTATCTAATTGAATATGAAATCCAATTTTACATCTAGCAATGCATGCGTTCTTGATCATATCACAAATTGTAAGGCGGTGAAAGTGTTGACTTAAGCGGTATAggttgtatacgggtaaaacggGAGCTAGTGAGCACCCCCAATTTCCCGGTAGGGCAAATGAAGCAGGGACATAGCTACAAGGAATCAAAATTAAAGCTAAGAACCTCTCGTACTAAGGCCCAAACAAAGCACCTACCACCGGAGCCACCGAGACCATGCTCCCGGATCCAGTTTGAGCTCCAAGACCTCGGAAAGAATTATCAAACATCTGCACATGACTAACAAAGGGTCGTGATATCCATGCcaaaccggatatcacggcgtagATCTCGGCCCGTATCAGCAGCAAATTAGTAATTaatgaaaaagaaattttttacctttcttagaattgtactaggAATGTGTACACAgtgaaatccgggagaccaattTCTCCTCAATTGAATACCTCAAAGGGTGATCCCGGGATCTCGAGCCAACCACTTCCCTCAAGGCCGAGCGGTACCCCGCTAAGGATAATGTCGTCCAAAGCCCCAGCGAATGCAGGGATCCCTCGAAGAGTGCGCCCGGGGTGAATCAGGTCTATTTTAAGCGGCTCGACATCAGCCCACGCACGCATCACAGAGTTAGCCGATTGT is a genomic window of Nicotiana tabacum cultivar K326 chromosome 16, ASM71507v2, whole genome shotgun sequence containing:
- the LOC107800956 gene encoding transcription factor bHLH94-like → MALETVIYPQESFGYGCKEYYIPANLSNYNYELGLLQGGEDMTFTSLLDTGNCNNTNRESSSSPVMYNNNAKEYSCWDPNYSSIEESTNVIGDHQLFVEASPAMMEPPPATRAATVSGRRKRRRTRSCKNKEELENQRMTHIAVERNRRKQMNEYLAVIRSLMPPSYVQRGDQASIIGGAINFVKELEHHLQTLEAQKRTHSQQQQQSDCHGSLSTPLFADYFSFPRYSTRSNHSNSSTLADAAAATTCDSPLAAEKQLALAEIEVTMAESHANLKILSKRRPKQLLKMVAGLQCLWLTVLHLNVTTVDHMVLYSLSLMLEEGCQLTTADEIADVVNQLLGRVQEEAASS